GGCCGCCGCTGCGGCGTGCGCTGACGCCACGTCACCCCTCAGCGCCAACACCTGCGCCAAGGTGATGAGACCGAACGTCTCCATCGCGCGATCTCCGGCCGTTCGCGCGTCCTCCACCAGCGACTGTGACACATCGACGGCCTCAGTCAATTTGCCCTGCATACTCAGCGCAGTGCTGAGAAACGTCTGACAGTAGCGGGACATGAACTTGTCGCCGACCGCATCGGCGAGGTCTCGCCCTTCTATGGCGGCCGTCTCAGATGCGAGCGGATCGCCGGCGACACTGAAGGCGAAGGTTTGATACGCGCGAAGTTGACAATGCACCAACAGATCACCCGACGCGCGAGCCAGCTCGATCGCCTCGTCGAAGTACGCGTCGGCGCTGTAGAAATTGAGCATCCCGCAGCCCATCAGGATGCGAGCCACGAGTCCCGGGTCGTCGAGTTTGCGCGCGACAGCCAGTGCCTGCTCCGCCCGCTGCGGGCAGGCCGGGGCGGAGGCCCAGACCGCCAGCACCGCCGCGTCGGCAACTGCGCGGACCAGGATGGCCGGTGCGATGTCGCCCGATTCGTAGAGATCGTCGGTGAAGACAGCGTCAAATGCGGCCAGCCCTTCGCGAAACCGCCCGCGTGTCAACCAGAACTGCTGCAGCGACGCCGCGAGCTGAAGCGCCGTCCCGGTCTGCCCGGTCTCGCGACTCCACGCATGGGCGGCTCGCAGGTTGTCCATCTCTACGTCGGCCCACCGCACCAGCGGACCCTGCGGTCCTGATGCAAGGGCAGCAGCGGCAGCAGCGTAATAGTCCCGGTGCCGGGTCCGCACCGTCCCGGCTTCGCCTGACTCGCCAAGCTTTTCGAGTCCATACTGACGCACCGTTTCCAATACGCGGTATCGCATGGCGCCGTTGATTTCTTCAGCGACGACGAGCGACTTGTCGACCAAGAGGCCGAGAACATCGATCAGCTGGAATCGTTCGGCCTCGGTGTCCGCCCCCACCCCATGCGCGGCGTCCAGGTCGAACCCGCCCATAAAAACCGCGAGGCGGCGGAAGAGGATGCGCTCGGGGTCGGTGAGCATCGCGTGCGACCAGTCCACCGACGCCCGCAGCGTCTGCTGGCGGCGCACCGCGGTACGCGCTCCCCCGGTAAGCAACCGGAACCGGTCGTGCAGGCTGTCGAAGATCTGTTGCAGCGACAGCGCCCTGATACGCGCCGCGGCCAACTCGATTGCCAAGGGCATGCCGTCGAGGCGCTCACAGACCTCAGCGATGAGCGCGGTATTGGCTTCGCCTACAGTGAAATCCGGCCGGACGCGGCGGGCCCGGTCAATAAACAGATCGACCGCCTCGTCGGCCACTGACAAGGACGGCACCCGCCAGCTCAGCTCGCCGGGCACGCCCAGTTGCTCTCGACTGGTGGCCAGGATCGTCAATCGCGGACATGTCGGCAATAGCTCCACGACGAGCTCCCCGCACGCATCGAGTAGATGCTCGCAGTTATCGAGCAACAGCAGGACTCTCTTCGGGCCGAAGAACTGCAGCAGCAGTTCCCTTGTCGAGCGGCCCGGTTGATCGGGCAATCCCAAGGTGCGCGCGACGGTCACCGGCACTGCGGCGAGATTGGCGATGGGCGCCAGGTCGATGTACCAGACACCATCGGCGAATTCAGCGGCCAGTTGTCCCGCCAGTTCCACCGCAAGTCTCGTCTTGCCCGCGCCCCCGGCGCCCGTCAGTGTCACCAACCGGTTTTCGGTGATGAGCTGACGTAGATCAGCCATCTGCGCCTGCCGCCCAACGAAACTCGTCAACTGAGCTGGAAGATTATGTGCGGCAACGACACTCCGTACCCGCAACGGCGGGAACTCGTTGCGCAAGTCCGGGTGACACAACTGCATGACCCGCTCCGGGCGCGGCACACCCCGCAGCGGATAGCTACCCAAATCGGCGAGCCACACCCCCTCGGGCAGCCGATCGATAACCAATGATTCGGTGACACCTGACATCACGGTCTGTCCGCCATGTCCCAGATCGCGTAGGCGTGCCGTCCGGTTGATCGTCGGCCCCGCGTAGTTGGCCTCATCGCGCAGTTGGATCTCGCCGGTGTGCAGGCCGATTCGCAGCCGAATCGGCGCCAGTTGCGCACGCTGCAACGCCAACGCACATGCCACCGCATCGGACGCACGGGCGAATGCCGCCACAAAACTGTCACCCTCGCCCTGTTCCACCGGCCGGACACCGTCGTGTGCGGCGACCGTGTCGTCGACCGTGCGGTTCAACAGCGCCAGCGCCGCCGTCATTTGTTCGGGCTGCGTTTCCCACAACCGCGTCGAACCCTCGACGTCGGCCAACAGCAACGTCACCGTCCCGGTCGGCAGTAACTCGCTCACACCCAACTCACCCCAGGTCAGCGATGGTATCTCCGCTTGTTGGCTCATAGTAGCCAGCTTCGCGTCCGCAACCCACGCAATACATCAGCCAGACCGCGCAGATTCCGACCTGGCTCCCGCGGAATTGCGCTATCGGCCGGTCACAACTACGCGCTGCGGCGGATGGTTTCACGCTTGATCCGCCGAATAGTCGAAGACATGACGACCACGACCGCACTCGAGTGCCCCACCATCGCTTACTCCCACCTGACCGATCCAGCCGAGGCACACCGAATCATTGCCGAAGCCCGCGCCCAAGCACCGATCGCCCTCGGCCCCTACGGACCGGAGGTCCTGACCCACGATCTGGTGCGAACCGTCCTGCGCGACAACCGATTCATCACCGCCCCCGGTCTGGGCCTCGGCGCATTCGGCGTCACCTCCGGTCCGCTCTGGGACCGAGCGGTCAGCAACATCCTGGGAATGGACGGCGTCGACCATCACCGCCTGCGCCGGCTTGTGTCGAAGGCGTTTTCGCCGCGCGCCGCCGAACGGCTTCGCACCCTGGCAATTGACGTCATCACCGAACTCGTCCGACGCGTCGCCGGCGATGGGCACTGCGACGTCGTCACCGATATCGCCAAGGGATATCCGACGACCATCATCAGTGCGCTGCTGGGGGCACCCGCCGAGGACTGGCACCTGTTCGCCGACTGGGCCGAGGACATCAAGAAACTGTTCGAGCCCACCGTCGCCGAGGACGCACCAGTAATCCTCGCGGCGTGGAACGAACTGGACGCCTACCTCGAGGACCTGATCGCCCGGCGCCGCGCATCGCTGAGCGAGGATCTGATCTCCGACCTAATCCGGGCCGAAGACGATGGTGACCGGCTCACCCACGACGAACTGCTCATGCTGTGCGGCACCCTGCTCGGCGCCGGCACCGATACCACCCGCAACCAGCTGGCCGCGGCGGTACAAGCACTGGCCGAACACCCAGACCAGTGGGCCATGCTCGCAACTCACCCCGACCGCACCCCCGACGCCGTCCACGAGCTGATGCGTTACCGGCCAATCATTTTCGGTGTCATCCGGCAAGCCGCGGAGGATATCGAGCTGGCCGGCGTACCGATACCCGCCGGCACCATCGTGTTCGCGAACATCGCCGCAGCCAACCGCGACCCCGAGATTTACGACGAACCGGAGCGGCTGGACATCACCCGTGTAGGCCAGGTGCCGATCATGAACTTCGGCGGTGGTGTGCACTACTGCCTCGGTGCTCACCTCGCGCGCCTTGAGATGACGGAAGCGCTTCGGGTGATCACAGCGCGGATGACCACCCCCCGCCTGGGTGGACCCGTCCACTGGAAAGCAATGGCCGGCATCACCGGGCCCCTCAGCGTGCCCCTGGAGTTCGACCCCGCAGACTAAGAGTCATGAGCAACTGGACCGCGGCTGACCTTCCCTCGTTCGCCGGACGCACCGTCATCGTCACCGGCGCCAACAGCGGACTCGGTGAGGTGACGGCGCGTGAGTTGGCCGGCCGGGGCGCCACGATCATCATGGCCGTCCGCAACACTGCCAAGGGCGAGAAGGCGGCAGCCAATATCCGCGGCCTGGTCGAGGTCCGCGCGCTCGACCTGCAGGATCTGTCGTCGGTGCGGCAGTTCGCCGACGGCGTCGACGGCGCCGACATCCTGATCAACAACGCCGGCATCATGGCCGCCCCGTATTCGCTGACCAAGGATGGTTTCGAGAGCCAGATCGGCACCAACCACCTCGGCCACTTCGCGCTGACCAACCTGGTGCTGCCCAAACTCAGCGACCGGGTGGTGACGGTGTCCTCGATGGCGCACTGGCCGGGCCGGATTGATCTGGCCGACCTGAATTACCAGAACCGCCGCTACTCGCCGTGGCTCGCCTACAGCCAGTCCAAGCTGGCCAACCTGCTGTTCACCAGCGAACTGCAACGCCGGCTCGAGAAGGCCGGTTCGCCGCTGCGCGCGCTGGCCGCGCACCCCGGCTACTCCCAGACCAACCTGCAGGGCGCCTCGGGACGCAAGCTCGGTGATGCCATCATGTCGACGGCCACTCGTATCGTGGCCACCGACGCCGACTTCGGTGCACGTCAAACGCTGTACGCCGCCTCGCAGGACGTGCCCGGCAACTCGTTCATCGGCCCGCGATTCGGGTATGCCGGCCGGACCCAGCCGGTCGGGCGCAGCCGGGCCGCCCGTGACACCAAGACCGCCGCCGCGCTGTGGGACCTGTCCGAGCAGCTCACCGGCACCGCTTTTCCGCTCTGATTCCCTGCCGAGCGACCACTGGGCGGCCCGCGAATTTCCGGTCTGACCCGCGGATGCGATAACCTGACCCGGCGTCACGGCGAGGGTGGCTGGTCCGAAGACCAGCACCGTTATCGACGGAGACCGGCATTCTGTCGCGATCCCTGGCCGTGCCTTACACACAGGAGCGACACATGGCTAAAGCAACAGTCAACCAACTCGCCGTCACGGTGCGTACCGAGACCGGCAAGGGCGCATCGCGCCGGGCCCGCCGCGAAGGCAAAATCCCCGCCGTCCTCTACGGCCACGGCAGCGACCCCCAGCACCTGGAGCTGCCCGGCCACGACTTCGCGGCCGTGCTGCGGCACTCGGGCACCAACGCGGTGCTCACCCTGGACATCGCCGGCAAGGAGCAGCTCGCCCTGACCAAGGCGATCGAGATTCACCCGATCAAGCGCTCCATCCAGCACGCCGACCTGCTGGTCGTTCGCCGCGGCGAGAAGGTGACCGTCGAGGTCAACGTCGTCGTCGAGGGCGACGCGGGTCCGGACACCCTGGTCACCCAGGACGCCAACTCGATCGAGATCGAGGCCGAGGCGCTGTCGATCCCCGAGCAGCTCACCGTGTCCATCGAAGGCGCCGAAGCCGGCACCCAGTTCACCGCCGGCCAGATCGAATTGCCCCGCGGTGTCACCCTGGTTTCCGACCCGGAATTGCTCGTGGTGAACGTGGTGCAAGCGCCGACGGCCGAGGACCTGGCCGAAGAGGGTGCGGGCGAGGAAGGCGAGGCTGCCGAAGAAGGTGCGGAGGCCACCGAGGGCGAGGAGACCGCCGAGGCCTCCGACGAGTCCGAGTAGCACGAGGTGGCCGAACCCCTCCTGGTGGTCGGCCTGGGCAATCCCGGCGAGAACTACGCCCGGACCCGGCACAATGTCGGGTTCATGGTTGCCGACGTCCTCGCCGCCCGGCTGGGAGCGAAATTCAAGGCGCACAAGCGTTCTGGCGCCGAGATAAGCACCGGCCGGTTGGCGGGACGTTCGGTGGTGCTGGCCAAGCCGCGCTGCTACATGAACGAGTCGGGGCGCCAGGTGGGGCCGTTGGCCAAGTTCTATTCGGTGCAACCGTCCGACATCGTGGTGCTGCACGACGAACTCGACCTCGACTTCGGCCGCATCCGGCTCAAGCTGGGCGGCGGCGAAGGTGGTCACAACGGGTTGCGTTCGGTGGCAGCCGCGTTGGGCACCAAGGACTTCCACCGGGTCCGGATCGGGATCGGCCGTCCGCCCGGACGCAAGGACCCGGCGGCCTTCGTCCTGGAGCCCTTCAACGCCACCGAGCGCGCCGAGGTACCGACGATCTGCGAGCAGGCCGCCGATGCCGCAGAATTGCTCATCGAATTCGGGCTCGAGCCAGCGCAGAACCGTGTGCATGCGTGGTAGGCCTGCCAACCGGAGTCCCGTAACGTCGGTCTGGATGCGGAGAATGCGACCCAAGCTGTGGACCGCATACCCGTTGCTGGCAACCGCCGTGCTGCTGACCACAACGGGTTGCGAGCCGGCGCCGAGCCCACCGCCGGCGCACCTGTCCGATCTCTGCTCGACGCTGCCGATCGCTGATGTCCAGACCACCTATCGCCGCCTGACGCCCACGCTACTGGTGACCAAGCAGCTGGACCCCTCGGAGCTGCACCCGGCAGGGATGGCCTCGTGCCACTACGGCCCGAAGGATCACCTCGGCGGCTTGGTGCTGAGCGTGCCGATCGGCGGCCCGGTGCCCGAAGTCGCGAATCTGATCGGCGGCCGCCGCGCCCGGAACAGTCAGGACGTCACCGTCGATTCCGACAAAGCGTTCTTCGTGCGCGGGGAAACGGAGTCGGCGATTGCCGTGGATCACGGCTCAACGCAGTTCGTGCTCACCTGGACGCCACTGCTGGGGGCGCCAAATGAGATGGTCACGCAACAACAACTGGTCATCCTGGCCAGGATCGTCGCCAAGAAGTTGCCGACGGATTTCGTTCCGCCGCAACAGGATATCGCTCCCGAGTGCACCGGCGTGCGGGTCGCCGAACACCTCGTCGGCGGAAAAGTGGTGATGGCACGCGGCACCGTCAACAACGACACGCTGAACTGTAACTACCTGGGCCCCACCGGCATTCTGCGAGCCGATGCCGCCAGGGAGGCCGACCATTTCGTCGATGACCAGATCCGCATCCTGCGCAGCGGCTCGCGAAACCTCATCGACCCGCCCGTCAGCGACGACACCGCACTGATGGCGCTGAGCGCCACCAGCATGTACATCCAGGGCTACCTGACCGACTGCTGCACGGTGCAGTTCGAACACCGGGCGGTCAACGACGCGATGGACTACAGCAGCGAATTCGATTCGGCCCAAAGGGAGTTCGTCAGCAGCTTCATCGCCGCGGCGCGCAGCTGGTCACACCGTCGTTGACGGGTTACTGAGCGCCGGCTAGGTGACCAGGGTGACGGAGTTGGACCGGCGCAGCTTGCCCGACGGCGTCTTCGGAATGGTCCCCGGGCCCAGCACGACCACGTTGCGGGGCCGCACGTCGACCTCCTTGACGACCTCGTGCGCAACCTGGTGCTCGATGCGGCGCACCTCGGCCGGGTCCTCGAACGCGTTCGACTCGACGGCGACGGCGAACGATTCCCGTGAGTGCCCGGCGTCCAGTCGCACGGCTACCGCGCAGCCGGGGCGGACGCCCTCGACGCGACCGGCGGCCCGCTCGATGTCGGTCGGGTAGATATTGCGGCCGGCCATGATGATGACGTCCTTGACGCGGCCACACACCACCACGTGGCCCTCGTCGGTGAGGTAGCCGAGGTCGCCGGTGTCGTACCAGCCGTGCTCGTCCTGCGCAGGAATGAAGCCGCCCATGGTGATGTAGCCCGGGGTGAGCGACTCACCGCGCAGTTCGATGACGCCGACGCCGCGGGCCGGCATCACGTTGCCGTTCTCGTCCACCACGCGGGCCTCGAGGTCCGTCAGCAGCGGACCGAGGGTGGCCAGCCGGCGAGTGTTGCCCTTGGTCGCGGGGACCGCCCGGCGCAGCGCGGCCATCAGGTCGGCGTCGACCTCGTCGACCACCAGACCCGAGTTGCACTTGGAGAACGACACGGCCAGCGTGGTCTCGGCCATGCCGTACGCCGGCAGGATGGCCGACGATCGCAGGCCGAACGGCTTGCCCGCGTCCAGCAGGTCCTCGACGTCGGCCGGTTCGACCGGTTCGGCGCCGGACAGAGCGAAGCGCAGCGTCGACAGGTCGAAGTCGCCCGGCTTGGCGTTGCGGCGCAACCGCTTGGCCAGCAGGGCGTAGGCGAAGTTGGGCGCCGCGGTCATGGTGCCCTTGTACTTGTCGATCAGCTTGGCCCACAGCAGCGTGTCGCGCAGGAAGTCCATCGGCGTGACCTTGACCAGCTCGGCGCCGAAGAACATCGGGATGGTGAGGAAGCCGACCATGCCCATGTCGTGGAAGCAAGGCAGCCAGCTGACCATGACGTCTTTGTCGACGTCGTACTCGGCGCCGATGAACATCGCCTCGGCGTTGGAGTAGATGTTGCGGTGGGTGATCTGCACCGCCTTCGGGGACCCGGTGGACCCGGATGTCAGCTGCATGAGCGCCAGGTCGTCCTCGCCGACCTCGATCGGGTCGGTGGGCTCCGACGCCAGCAGGTCGGCGACGGTGAGGACTTTGATGCCCTTCTCCTCCAGCACCGGGATGGCCACCGTGAACGGCTCCGAGACGATGACGGCCTTGGCTTCGATCATGCCGATGACGGTCATCGTGTCTTCGGCCCAGACGGCCAGGTCGGTACGCGGGGTGGGCTGGTGCAGCATGGTCAGGCTGGCGCCGCGCATCCACAGGCCCTGGGCGGTGGGGGCGATCTCCACCGGGAATCCGGCGAGAACTCCGACGGCATCGCCGAGGCCGACGCCAGCGGCGGCCAGGCCGCCCGCGATGCACCGGGCGCGCTCGTGCACCTCGCCCCAGGTGTGACGGACAGGTTCGTGGGGTTCACCGGTGACCATGCCCGTCGTCGCCGTGCGGGCATTGCGGAACATCTTCTCGGTAAACCTGCTCACGCAAACCTCCTCGGTACTAGCGCTGTCCCCAAGGTCCGAGCTTTCATGTTGCACTTGCCAGATCACGCTAGTAAGCAGGCGCGCGCACACGTTGGGGAGCGTTTAGGTCTCGATTTGGTAGAGAGCTGCGGCCCTGCATTGGGCTGCCGGTACTCGCCACCGCGGCTTATCTTAAGCAACTCTTAAGTAACTGCCAAACGGTAGCGCGATATGAGTGCCATGTCACAGCCGCGTTAACTCCCCGCCCGCGTCAGCCGCCGGGAGTCGCCGGCGCCGGCACCACCCGGGCACCCGGCACCGGCCCGCCGGCCACGCGGACGGTGCGGCAGACACCCGCCCCGGACAGCTGGGCGCCGACGTCGACGGCGGAGTCCGCCGAGTCACACAGGAAGGCGCAGGTGGGGCCCGAGCCGGACACGATGCCGGCCAGCGCGCCCGCCTCCACACCCGCGCGCAGCGTCCGTCGCAACGCCGGGTCCAGGCTCACCGCGGCGGCCTGCATCTCGTTGCCCAGCAGCGGCGCGAGCTCCTTGGGGTCACCGGCCGCCAGGGCGGCCAGCACCGGACCGGGCTCGTCGAGCCGCGGTGGATCCCCGACCTCACGCAGCCGGTCCAATTCCGCATAGACGGCCGGCGTCAGCAGCCCGCTGTCGGCGAAGGCCAGCACCCAGTGAAAGGTGTTGCGCGACAACACCGTGGCCAGCTCCTCGCCCCGCCCGGTGCCCAGCGCGGTGCCTCCGTGCAGCGCAAACGGCACGTCGCTGCCCAGCTGCGCGGCCAGATTCCGCAGGTCACGACGGGGCAGATTGAGTTCCCACAGCGCGTTCATCGCCACCAGCACGGCGGCCGCGTCGGCGCTGCCGCCCGCCATCCCACCGGCCAACGGAATCGATTTGTCGATCAGGATCGACACGTCGGGGGCGCGGCCCACATGGTCGGCCATCAGCTCGGCGGCCCGCCAGGCGAGGTTGCGTTCGTCGGTGGGCAGGGTGTCGGCGCCTTCGCCGACGTGCTCGAGGGAGAGCACATCGGCGTTGCGGACCGTCACCTCGTCGAACAGCGAGACGGCGTGGAACACGGTCGTCAGCTCGTGGTAACCGTCGTCGCGGCGGTCGCCCACGGCCAGGTAGAGGTTGACCTTCCCCGGCACCCGAACGGTGGTCGACCCGGTGGGCACCCACAGCTCGGCGGTGTTGCCGTCAGATGCGGACACCGCAGCAGACTATCGCTGCCATCGGCGAACCACACGCAGCGGCACCCCGGCTCTGGTGCGTCAGCCGTTGGACGCCGGCGCGGGCGCCGGCGCAGCGCCGGTGCCGCTGTCCCAATCGCCGGACCGCTGCAACAGCCGCACAAAGTCCTCGATGGACAGCGTCTCGCCGCGGCGGGCGGGGTCGATGCTGGCCGCCAACAGCCGGCTGGCCGACTCGTTGCCCGATCCGGCCCACTCGACGAACGCGTTGCGCGAGGTTTTGCGGCGTTGCGCGAACGCGGTGTCGACCAGCTCGAACAGCTGCTTGCGAAAGCCTTCCTCGGTGGGCCACGGAGATGTCTCGTAGCGATCGATGCGCACCAGCCCGGAGTAGACACGCGGAATCGGCCAGAAAACTGTCGGCGGCACCGTGCCGCAGCGTCGTACCCGTCCGTAGAAGTTCACCTTGACGCTCGGCACACCGTATTCCTTGCCGCCCGGCTCGGCGGCCAGCCGCTCGGCGACCTCGGACTGAACCATCACCGTCACGGTGCGGATGGAAGGAAACTCGGCGAGCAGATGCAGCAACGCGGGCACGGCCACGTTGTACGGCAGGTTGGCCACCATCGCGGTCGGCGCTGCGGCCACGTCCTCGCGACGCAGCGTCAGCACGTCCCGATGCATCACGGTCAGCCGCTGGGCTTCGCTGTTGGAATGCTCGGCCACCGTCTGCGGCAGCCTGGCGGCCAGTACCGGATCGATCTCGACGGCGACCACCGTCGCACCGCGGTCCAGCAGCGCCAGCGTCAGCGAACCCAGTCCCGGGCCGACTTCCAGAACGACGTCGGACTTGCCGATGCCGGATGCCGTGACGATCCGGCGGACCGTATTGGCGTCGTGCACGAAGTTCTGCCCGAAGGATTTCCGCGGCCGGAAATCAAGCTCCTTGGCCAACCGCCGGATCTCGGAACGCCCGAGCAACCGGATCGTCAGCGGGCACCCACTCGTCCACTGCATACCGGCCAGGCGCCCCAGCCCTGACGCTGCCGGGTCACGTCAGCGATCGCGATCTGCTCCTCGCGGGTGGCGAGGTCCGCGCGGGGCGCATAGCGCAGCCCGCCGTTGGCCTCCCAGGTGCC
This genomic stretch from Mycobacterium paragordonae harbors:
- a CDS encoding LuxR family transcriptional regulator, which gives rise to MSQQAEIPSLTWGELGVSELLPTGTVTLLLADVEGSTRLWETQPEQMTAALALLNRTVDDTVAAHDGVRPVEQGEGDSFVAAFARASDAVACALALQRAQLAPIRLRIGLHTGEIQLRDEANYAGPTINRTARLRDLGHGGQTVMSGVTESLVIDRLPEGVWLADLGSYPLRGVPRPERVMQLCHPDLRNEFPPLRVRSVVAAHNLPAQLTSFVGRQAQMADLRQLITENRLVTLTGAGGAGKTRLAVELAGQLAAEFADGVWYIDLAPIANLAAVPVTVARTLGLPDQPGRSTRELLLQFFGPKRVLLLLDNCEHLLDACGELVVELLPTCPRLTILATSREQLGVPGELSWRVPSLSVADEAVDLFIDRARRVRPDFTVGEANTALIAEVCERLDGMPLAIELAAARIRALSLQQIFDSLHDRFRLLTGGARTAVRRQQTLRASVDWSHAMLTDPERILFRRLAVFMGGFDLDAAHGVGADTEAERFQLIDVLGLLVDKSLVVAEEINGAMRYRVLETVRQYGLEKLGESGEAGTVRTRHRDYYAAAAAALASGPQGPLVRWADVEMDNLRAAHAWSRETGQTGTALQLAASLQQFWLTRGRFREGLAAFDAVFTDDLYESGDIAPAILVRAVADAAVLAVWASAPACPQRAEQALAVARKLDDPGLVARILMGCGMLNFYSADAYFDEAIELARASGDLLVHCQLRAYQTFAFSVAGDPLASETAAIEGRDLADAVGDKFMSRYCQTFLSTALSMQGKLTEAVDVSQSLVEDARTAGDRAMETFGLITLAQVLALRGDVASAHAAAAAGLEAAAAIGGFHEDTAYASLAGAALADGDAAAARRACEAAMRHTYPLKELFTRSILPMTDAALGCGDLAAARRWADDTVAVAPGCHQVFALTGRARVALAQAEPDQAERDAHEALVVAVRTRGYLWVADSLEILAGLAAECGSYAGAARVLGAAHGIRQRAERPRLPVYQAGYDVTFAKVREGLGQHDFDVAWAEGSALSVEEAIAYAQRGRGERKRPASGWGSLTPMELDVIGLVAEGLGNKEIGARLFISPRTVQSHLTHVYAKLGLTSRVQLVQESGRRS
- a CDS encoding cytochrome P450, coding for MTTTTALECPTIAYSHLTDPAEAHRIIAEARAQAPIALGPYGPEVLTHDLVRTVLRDNRFITAPGLGLGAFGVTSGPLWDRAVSNILGMDGVDHHRLRRLVSKAFSPRAAERLRTLAIDVITELVRRVAGDGHCDVVTDIAKGYPTTIISALLGAPAEDWHLFADWAEDIKKLFEPTVAEDAPVILAAWNELDAYLEDLIARRRASLSEDLISDLIRAEDDGDRLTHDELLMLCGTLLGAGTDTTRNQLAAAVQALAEHPDQWAMLATHPDRTPDAVHELMRYRPIIFGVIRQAAEDIELAGVPIPAGTIVFANIAAANRDPEIYDEPERLDITRVGQVPIMNFGGGVHYCLGAHLARLEMTEALRVITARMTTPRLGGPVHWKAMAGITGPLSVPLEFDPAD
- a CDS encoding oxidoreductase, with the protein product MSNWTAADLPSFAGRTVIVTGANSGLGEVTARELAGRGATIIMAVRNTAKGEKAAANIRGLVEVRALDLQDLSSVRQFADGVDGADILINNAGIMAAPYSLTKDGFESQIGTNHLGHFALTNLVLPKLSDRVVTVSSMAHWPGRIDLADLNYQNRRYSPWLAYSQSKLANLLFTSELQRRLEKAGSPLRALAAHPGYSQTNLQGASGRKLGDAIMSTATRIVATDADFGARQTLYAASQDVPGNSFIGPRFGYAGRTQPVGRSRAARDTKTAAALWDLSEQLTGTAFPL
- a CDS encoding 50S ribosomal protein L25/general stress protein Ctc; the encoded protein is MAKATVNQLAVTVRTETGKGASRRARREGKIPAVLYGHGSDPQHLELPGHDFAAVLRHSGTNAVLTLDIAGKEQLALTKAIEIHPIKRSIQHADLLVVRRGEKVTVEVNVVVEGDAGPDTLVTQDANSIEIEAEALSIPEQLTVSIEGAEAGTQFTAGQIELPRGVTLVSDPELLVVNVVQAPTAEDLAEEGAGEEGEAAEEGAEATEGEETAEASDESE
- the pth gene encoding aminoacyl-tRNA hydrolase, whose product is MAEPLLVVGLGNPGENYARTRHNVGFMVADVLAARLGAKFKAHKRSGAEISTGRLAGRSVVLAKPRCYMNESGRQVGPLAKFYSVQPSDIVVLHDELDLDFGRIRLKLGGGEGGHNGLRSVAAALGTKDFHRVRIGIGRPPGRKDPAAFVLEPFNATERAEVPTICEQAADAAELLIEFGLEPAQNRVHAW
- a CDS encoding fatty acyl-AMP ligase, coding for MSRFTEKMFRNARTATTGMVTGEPHEPVRHTWGEVHERARCIAGGLAAAGVGLGDAVGVLAGFPVEIAPTAQGLWMRGASLTMLHQPTPRTDLAVWAEDTMTVIGMIEAKAVIVSEPFTVAIPVLEEKGIKVLTVADLLASEPTDPIEVGEDDLALMQLTSGSTGSPKAVQITHRNIYSNAEAMFIGAEYDVDKDVMVSWLPCFHDMGMVGFLTIPMFFGAELVKVTPMDFLRDTLLWAKLIDKYKGTMTAAPNFAYALLAKRLRRNAKPGDFDLSTLRFALSGAEPVEPADVEDLLDAGKPFGLRSSAILPAYGMAETTLAVSFSKCNSGLVVDEVDADLMAALRRAVPATKGNTRRLATLGPLLTDLEARVVDENGNVMPARGVGVIELRGESLTPGYITMGGFIPAQDEHGWYDTGDLGYLTDEGHVVVCGRVKDVIIMAGRNIYPTDIERAAGRVEGVRPGCAVAVRLDAGHSRESFAVAVESNAFEDPAEVRRIEHQVAHEVVKEVDVRPRNVVVLGPGTIPKTPSGKLRRSNSVTLVT
- a CDS encoding 4-(cytidine 5'-diphospho)-2-C-methyl-D-erythritol kinase, translated to MSASDGNTAELWVPTGSTTVRVPGKVNLYLAVGDRRDDGYHELTTVFHAVSLFDEVTVRNADVLSLEHVGEGADTLPTDERNLAWRAAELMADHVGRAPDVSILIDKSIPLAGGMAGGSADAAAVLVAMNALWELNLPRRDLRNLAAQLGSDVPFALHGGTALGTGRGEELATVLSRNTFHWVLAFADSGLLTPAVYAELDRLREVGDPPRLDEPGPVLAALAAGDPKELAPLLGNEMQAAAVSLDPALRRTLRAGVEAGALAGIVSGSGPTCAFLCDSADSAVDVGAQLSGAGVCRTVRVAGGPVPGARVVPAPATPGG
- the rsmA gene encoding 16S rRNA (adenine(1518)-N(6)/adenine(1519)-N(6))-dimethyltransferase RsmA; protein product: MQWTSGCPLTIRLLGRSEIRRLAKELDFRPRKSFGQNFVHDANTVRRIVTASGIGKSDVVLEVGPGLGSLTLALLDRGATVVAVEIDPVLAARLPQTVAEHSNSEAQRLTVMHRDVLTLRREDVAAAPTAMVANLPYNVAVPALLHLLAEFPSIRTVTVMVQSEVAERLAAEPGGKEYGVPSVKVNFYGRVRRCGTVPPTVFWPIPRVYSGLVRIDRYETSPWPTEEGFRKQLFELVDTAFAQRRKTSRNAFVEWAGSGNESASRLLAASIDPARRGETLSIEDFVRLLQRSGDWDSGTGAAPAPAPASNG